The Pigmentiphaga aceris DNA segment GGCCGAATGCCAAATGCGGCCACCGCACCTGCCCGCAATTCCAGCACCGCCTTGGCGCGAAGGCACACAGCCGCCCGCCAGGGGCGCAACGGGGCGCGCACGGCGCAGACGACGTTGTCGGCATCCACGAACACCACGTCGATTGCGTGCCGCATTCCGATGCTGTGAACAGCTGAGCAAGGTGAAAGCCGCAATGCAGACCCGATCGGCAAAGGACCACTGACCAACAGACCGACCAGACGTTGCCACATGGTGCGCGCGT contains these protein-coding regions:
- a CDS encoding DUF192 domain-containing protein, translating into MTHYLKILHARTMWQRLVGLLVSGPLPIGSALRLSPCSAVHSIGMRHAIDVVFVDADNVVCAVRAPLRPWRAAVCLRAKAVLELRAGAVAAFGIRPGDKIEASENAAATDVGVTLTDQLRQP